One Fundulus heteroclitus isolate FHET01 chromosome 1, MU-UCD_Fhet_4.1, whole genome shotgun sequence genomic window carries:
- the pmelb gene encoding premelanosome protein b — translation MMWTSTLLLVLLTAASQTLAKAKNRFTRYPAWNTKMYPIWKDGDPRYQESWRGGRVIFNVGNDSPTLTGAKVTFTIDLEFPHNQQVLPGGNVVWAEDCVVNGTKYFKSEPVYSAKDPDWEAVFPDGTPVRGDKKPAYVFVWKAWGQYWQVADGPSSSLTINTDDIPLGSYTMDIVIYHYRSKEKFIPLGYASTQFSITDQIPFAVSLDQVNDIVAGDMRFVQNRAIAFTVALHDPSEYLGSADITFNWDFGDESGALISRELTVTHTYVSSGSFRPQVVIQAVIPDKACDPPSDTPTSTPGPPVDGDTTEKAPASASAVPLLLSTKPADWNINMIPSDTEEDNAEGEASTASVVQPVQEVAPVAKAPMNKLLAAKAKGTARLSGRAAAVVVAKRDAGDKPSDDDCVIYRYGSFCTGIEVFEGIEKVEIVQMENVLMATPRKDRNILDITVTCQGSLPKEVCSVILDSKCLKPIHMACNMVEPSKECQLVLRHFFNSSGVYCINVSMANDVSLAATSAKFTVDMGSGLSSSGTIVMLLGILVLILAVGIIGYSYKRLKPYRPLKEDKAASEGPQLSSTASMLWGSLNRGGAVDSSPLLQDGPL, via the exons ATGATGTGGACGTCCACTCTGCTGCTGGTGCTCCTGACTGCAGCTTCACAAACATTGGCAA AGGCTAAAAACCGCTTCACTCGCTACCCAGCATGGAACACTAAAATGTACCCAATCTGGAAAGATGGTGACCCGAGATATCAAGAATCCTGGAGAG GTGGAAGGGTGATCTTCAACGTTGGGAACGATTCTCCAACTCTGACTGGAGCCAAAGTCACCTTCACCATCGACCTGGAGTTCCCCCACAACCAGCAGGTGCTGCCTGGCGGAAACGTGGTTTGGGCTGAAGACTGTGTCGTCAATg GAACAAAGTATTTTAAGTCAGAGCCAGTTTACTCAGCAAAGGATCCCGACTGGGAAGCTGTTTTTCCCGACGGGACACCAGTGAGGGGCGACAAGAAGCCGGCCTACGTGTTTGTGTGGAAGGCCTGGG GTCAGTACTGGCAGGTAGCAGATGGACCCTCCTCTTCTCTGACCATCAATACGGACGACATCCCGCTGGGCTCCTACACCATGGACATCGTTATCTATCACTACCGCAGCAAAGAAAAGTTCATTCCTTTGGGATACGCCTCCACGCAGTTTTCCATCACTG ATCAGATCCCCTTCGCTGTCTCTCTGGACCAAGTCAACGACATCGTGGCGGGGGACATGCGCTTCGTGCAGAACAGAGCGATCGCCTTCACCGTCGCCCTCCACGACCCCAGCGAGTACCTGGGCAGCGCAGACATCACCTTCAACTGGGACTTTGGGGATGAAAGCGGAGCCCTCATATCCAGAGAGCTGACTGTCACTCACACGTATGTCAGCTCCGGCTCCTTCAGACCTCAGGTAGTCATCCAGGCAGTCATCCCGGATAAAGCCTGCGACCCGCCGTCCGACACCCCGACCTCCACCCCTGGACCGCCTGTGGATGGGGACACCACAG AGAAAGCTCCGGCATCGGCGTCTGCAGTTCCTCTCCTGCTCTCCACCAAGCCAGCTGATTGGAACATCAACATGATTCCCTCAGACACTGAGGAGGACAACGCTGAGGGCGAAGCCTCCACCGCCTCCGTTGTTCAGCCCGTCCAGGAAGTGGCCCCAGTGGCAAAGGCTCCTATGAACAAGCTGCTGGCTGCAA AGGCAAAGGGAACAGCGAGGCTATCAGGGCGAGCTGCAGCCGTTGTTGTTGCAAAGAGAGACGCAGGAGATAAACCATCCGATGATGACTGTGTGATATATAGATATGGATCTTTCTGCACTGGCATCGAAGTTTTTG agggcATTGAAAAAGTAGAGATTGTGCAAATGGAAAACGTCCTCATGGCGACGCCTCGaaaagacagaaacattttagaCATTACTGTGACCTGCCAAGGAAG CCTTCCCAAAGAGGTTTGCAGTGTTATTCTGGATTCCAAATGCCTGAAGCCGATTCACATGGCGTGCAACATGGTGGAGCCCTCCAAGGAGTGCCAGTTGGTGTTGCGTCACTTCTTTAACTCCTCTGGGGTCTACTGCATCAATGTCTCCATGGCAAACGATGTCAGCTTAGCTGCCACCAGTGCCAAATTCACAGTGGACATGG GTTCAGGTCTGTCTTCCTCCGGCACCATCGTCATGCTGTTGGGCATCCTCGTACTCATTCTTGCCGTGGGAATCATTGGATACTCCTACAA